The Mytilus galloprovincialis chromosome 3, xbMytGall1.hap1.1, whole genome shotgun sequence genomic interval atataattatgctgaacattatttatgtttatagtttatctctatctataataattttcaagataacaaccaaaaactgtaaaatttccttaaaattaccaattcaggggaagcaacccaacaacgagttgtctGATATGTCTAAAATtttcagtgcagatagatcttgacctgatgaacaattttaccccatatcagatttgctctttatgctttggtttttaaaatataaggcaaaatttacattttccacctatgttctatttttagccatgtcggacATCTTGGTAGGCGGACCGAatcatcgaacacatttttttttaactagataccctaatcaTGTTTATGGCTAAGTTTAGTtgaatttggcccagcagtttcagaggagaagatttttgtaaaagttaacagacgaagacggacgccggacgacggctaggtgagctaaaaaggcttGAGTTCCTACTATCCCAGGTTAAGCTGACCTTAAGCTAATTAAGCTATTAATTTTCAAACCGTTAttttgcttttttcaaaaatatgatgaATGGCGAGGGTCATGGAGGTTTTGTTAGCTGCAGGTTTAAAATTGTGTAAACATTATACATggaaaaatgaattttgttttattagcaGAAAATTGAATGAGAAAATAATTTTTTATGATGTGAATACAGAAAAAAGGGAAAATTACATACTCATTTCTACGAAAGTACGAAAGCCTATTAGGGTATTTTTTAACGAGAAAATTAcgagataaaaaaataaaaattttgaccCTAAAAGGCTTTCGTACATTCCTATAcggaaatttgaaaaataaaatgaataagaaTACTGTTaggtatttgtttttaaaagtcgAAACAATAGGACATAATATATGATTTTCGTCATCTTAAAGAAAAGACTTGCAAATGGATTTTGCTCCTTTCtcaaaacttgtatattttattcaAGATCAAGACCGATTGTGTTCTGCTATTTGTTAAAGGAGAGATACATCTGATCCACCTAAACACTAATGATTAGGACTCGAACAACAATTTGATCTTATTGATatattgaaaaattgttttatgATCTCGACACCATGATCAATCATGGTTTGTTATATGACAAAATTCTTTAATTAATGGAATGAAAGCTCCATGCAATGGACATATGAATCGGAAATATtcgaattaaaaatatttgttaacagTTTGAATTCTGAAATTAGGAggaatttttaaatacatttctgTTTCTATTTGACCTGAAATTGTAAATGTTTATAATCACTATCATAATTTTCTCTCTTTTAACAGCAAACAAAAACATTCCAGTTTGTACTCGTAAATCAAGATTGTATGGTAATGTGAACTTGAGGGAAAGTATTAAACCATCTGTTTTTCGTGATTtaacgaaaaaggaaatagaaggACTTCTTGATTACCTTTATAACCGTTCAGATTTAAACCTGACAACCGCAGATAAAACAGCAATTAATTCAAACTATATTTTCAGTTCTGAAATATTTTTGCCGCCGAAAAGAGACGTATTGAAACATTTAGATACAGATTGTGTTCAGCCTCGACGTGAAGCCCGTGTGATGATTTTGCGAGGCGGTATCTCCAAACCAGATGTAATAGAGATTATTGTGAGTCCTTTGCCAAGCCCTACTGGTTATCGGCATGTTCCTTACCTACCAAAATCTATTCCATTTATTGATCGTCCTATTAACGTTTTTGATTTCAATCTCACGCCATTACTAGAAAAAATTGATAAAGTTGCAGGACAAATACTCAATGAATTATATGGTGGTCGTTTAGTTAACTGTGGCGATCGCTGTTTGGTTTTTAATCTCAACAACCAATTGACAATACCGTTATCAGGAGTCAAGAAACGTTTGTGGTTTAGTTGGTTATATCAATTTACGGAATATTTTTTGTTACGGCCCGTCGATTTTGCAATACTCCGAGAAGTAGATAATAACGGTAATAATACTATAATCAAGGTTTGGTTTGATGGATCATTGTTTAATAGCCTGGAAGAAATAGTTGCATACTATAATACATACAAGGAATATATCAATACAATTCCCTTTCCAACAAACGCAGAAAGTAAAGATAAGTCTATCAATTCTAGAGGCGAACCATCGTTTAAAAAACCTCTAAAAGACCCATCACAAGTATCCCCAGACGGTATACGTTACAATATCGACGACAGACATGTTTCATATTCGTACTGGGAATTTGATATTGGGATGTCGGTATTCTACGGACCACGGCTAAATGATATTCGCTACAAAGGTGACCGTATTGCTTATGAAATAAGTCTCCAAGAACTAGCCAATTTTTATTCCGGAGATAAGCCACAGGAACATGTAATGAATTTCTTAGACTCTATGTTTAAGATTGGTGCGTTGGCAAAATATTTACATCCTGGTGTTGATTGTCCAAATGATGCCACGTTTACAAGTTCCTCTTTTAAAGTTGTCACACAAGATAAACCTCTAACAAATGAGCGTGCATTCTGTATATTTGAGCACAATACAGGAATGCCACTCCGTCGCCATAACGGTTACTTTCGATTTATCCATCGATTTTATGAAGGAGTTGCAAATGTAGTTTTGATCGTCAGAACCATTCCTACGATTGGCATTTATGACTATatcatagattttatattttatcaaaatggcgCCATAGAAGTTAAAATAACACCAACTGGAATAGTGACAAGCTCATGGCATAGATATGACAACCCgtacagttttcaagttgataAAAATCTAATGTCGCCATTACACcaacatttgtttcatttcaaaatgGACCTTGATATCAAAGGTACAAGCAACAGATTTCAAACTGTCGACATTGAACCGGATGTTGTTGAAAATGTATGTCACAAAAATCCAGGTTCTACAATTGTTCAGACTAGATTCGTAAAAAGATTAAAACAGACGGAACTTGAGGCTGCTTACAAATTCAACTTCGATTATCCGAAAGTACTGACTtttgtcaacaataacaaaaaagataaatttgGGAACTCCCCTGGTTACAAATTGGTTAATAAAGGGATGACCAAGTTTATAAGACCACCAAAAGACGGAAATAACCCAGCCGTGAGCTGGGCCCAGTACCAACTAGCAGTCACAAAATACAAGGACAGTGAGCCATATTCCAGCTCAGTATATACCCACTCAGACAATCCTGTATTTTCTTTTCAGGAATTTATTGATGACAATGAAAATATTGTAGACAAggtaaataagtttaaaataatGTGGTCCCTTTTCGTCATTGGTTTTTTGGTATTTCGATTTTTATACATTCGGCGCTTTCAAATAATTGACTTCCTGTCTGAGACAATGTTACAAATGTACAATTTGTAGTTTAATCTCTCACCAACAATGTGTAGAGTAGCACTAACATAATATTGATTTGAtgactgaatataaaaaaaaaactagtcaccatgtaaaatatattttaacgaTCTTTTGACTCGGTACGCTAGGTTAAAGGTGTCAAAAATACTTGGTACGCTAGGTTAGGTGTCAGAGATACTTGGTACGTTACGTTAGAGGTGTCAACGATACTTGGTATGCTAGTTTAGAGGTATCAAAGACACTTGGTACGCAAGTTTAGAGGTATCAAAAAGATACTTGGTACGCTAGGTTAGAGGTACGTTAGTTTAGAGATATCAAAGATACTTGGTACGCTAGTTTAGAGGTATCAATGATTCTTGGTATGCTAGGTCAGAGATGTTAAAGATACTTGGTACGTTAGGTAAGAGGTGTTAAAGATACTTGGTACGTTAGTTTAGAAATATCAAAGATACTTGGTACGCTAGTTTAAAGGTATCAAAGATACTTGGTACGCTAGTTTAGAGGTACGCTAGGTAAGATGTGTGAAAGATACTTGGTACACTAATTAGGAGGTATCAAAGACACAGTTTCAAGTTGATGCAAAAACATCCCTGAAAGTTTTCTCATATATAACCTATGTGATCACTTATTGCCAAGtcttgatttttctatttagtgtTATTGGGGGAGTTTTTTCGTCGTAttcgttgtttttcttttgttgtcaATTTCTCTACGACTTCTGATTTGGAAATTTCAGCGTGGTATCTTCGCCTTAATTTCTATTAATTAATCTAAAATCTTTCACTCGTCAGTATTTTCCTCAACTGCTCTTGTATAACaccaaaatgtttattttacaggATCTAGTTGCATGGATAACAATGGGTATGCATCATGTTGTACATAAGGAGGATTTACCTGTCACACATACACCAGGTCTATCACATAGCACATTTTTAATACCGTTTAATTACTTTGATGAGAGTCCTGGCATGTCGGTGGGAAATGCAGTGCGAATAGATGCAGTCGATGTCAATGGAAAGACTAAGGTGGAAATCAAACGATATGGTCCCAAAAGTGATGTCAACTGTATTCCTAAGAAAACTTATTATGATGAAATATTGAAGAAAAATCCGTGTCTGGCTGTTGAGTGTTAATTATCACATATAAACATGAAAACAAGTTTATGTTGTTTACTGTTTTTCTTTAATGCAAACAAGTCTTAACTTATTGACGACCGAAGCTTTCAATTAGTTTTCTATGATTTTGAATGTCAACCTTAGATACTTTTGGTCTGCAGTACATACAAAAGATTACAAATTTGAATATATCAAACTGGCAATTTAAGTCCTCAGTACATAACAGATcaaaacatatgtttataaagACGAATAACTTCAAACTAGAGTCTTACAAACGTGCTGACTTAGAAGAGGGAAAAATTAATAGTAACATAACATCTGCTTTTACATAACCCAAATAATTCGTTATGCTCGTGTAAATTCATTGCCAGGGTTATGCATGTTATGCTTCATAACAGAGTGTCGAAAAGAACGAGTGCAGTTGACATTgcatgaacaaaaacaaatgggTTGATCTATACGATGTATCTGTATGGTGGCATACAGCAGCAATCGAAATGACCAGTTGCCCAGATAATTATTTCGGCAAATTGATATATTATCACGATAAGTCGACATATTATCTCGATATGTCGACTTGATTATCTCAACAAGTTGACATTATGGAAGCATTTAATCGATTTGTCCAGATAGTTAACACAACATGTCGACATACTTATCGCGACAAGTCGATAAAAGATATCTCGGCAACACGTCTTGAGGTCGAGATGAATGCCCGTAACTGCCTTTGTACTGTTGAGTTGTCGACTTCATTATCACAACAAGTCAGCTTTACTTTCTTGACAAGTCGACATGCAACGGGGACGATCGAGACAAGATCGGTTAAAACAAATCCATGGAAAATGgattaataattaaaaatctacGTACCATGTAAAAGTGTTAATTTCGGACCCCTTGACCTCTTTTATCCCGTATGAACTAGCACAAATCTAATTGAAAAACAGAGACGGGAACTTTTGTTTCGCCTTTGACTTCTGTCGCAGAAAGCTAGACTAttgatagtgatccggcagcgtCGGCTTTAACTTTTAAGTTAAAAGCTGTATATTTCAGAAGGTAAACGACCTGGATTCTTCATACTTCGTATATAGATGCCTTaggttacgaactttccgtctgtcatatgcccattgtctttcatctcattttcatggttcagtgattacttgaaaaaaaaagtttttttacaaTGCCAGTTTTTCACTTATTATAAGCAATAGGATAACTGTATTTGGTTTCTGTGTACCTtccaaggtcctcatgtctgttagtagtcagcacttctgtgttgacatgaatatcaattatgtggtcatttttataaatttcctgtttacaaaacattaattttttcgaaaaactaaggattttcttatcccaggaatagattaccttagccgtttttggcacacatttttggaattttggatcctcaatgctcttcaacttcgtacttgtttggcttgataaatatttttatatgagcgtcactgatgagtcttatgtagacgaaacgcgcgtctggcgtactaaattataatcctggtacctttgataactaattagacagttttcacttgacctcggcCTGATTTTatagatcagtgaacaaggttaggtCAATACctcagaaactataagcaataggtcttacatatttggtgtatgaaatgattaagGTGAACAtgcccaactggcaggtgtcatctgaccttgactttattttcatggttcagtggttaatgataaatttttgtgttcttttcTCAGATACTAAAAGCATCCAGTCATTTTTATTTGGTGAATGGATGTTTTTGCGgagtacatgtctgtctggcaataatcatctgaccatgacctcattttcatggttcattgctcaaaGTTTTTTTTGCGTTTTGGTCATTTTCTCATATACTATAAGCATCCAATGTGTGTAAGGTGTACCTGTATGTCTCGCAATAAACACCTGaacttgaccttattttcatggttcattggtcaaagatAAATTTCTCAGATTTTTTTTCCAGATACTATAGAAATAGAACTATATTTGCTGTAGGGAATAAGTGTAAAGTGATGTGAATGTCTGTTTAGCAGGTGTCAGTTGaacttgacctaattttcatggttcattggtcaaggTCATTTTTTATGAAGTAAGTTTCGTAGATGCTTTtagcaataggttaactatatttgttgtatggaatgattgtatgaCAACATCGTTTTTGAGTGTAAAGctcattacattaactgtttgataaacaaattaggtattgacaattcacttggaaactcaacatataccctcacgacattTACCAAAGAGGAAAGCCTGGataattatattaattatataaatccTGGAtagttctatgttcctttggaatttcaaccaaagatgaagatcTTGATCtttcatcactgtattggataactaaactacataagtgtccttacaaacaacggtatattgctgggtcttccaagtgctccacgaaacctttttctaaattaataacatctattttatcagcaatcaaagccgggcttcaaagttattgtgaaactgccaaTTCTAGAGGtagcgtgaatcagatgtggatactcaAAAATTCCAAAGAGATATTTTAGAGCACATACATTCTAACtatctttcatcttgcaatagtattaaaatatttgacttttctatactttacacaagtattccaccctccaaactaaaagaaaaattgaaatagttggtattgctttgtttcataaaaaagaatggccaacgtagataccgtatcttgtcttagggagggatcaatcctactttgtaaaggatcactctgatgcttgatttcttgattgacaacatatttgttacgttcggaggatgtGTTTTTAAATAGACTGTAGGAATTCAAATGGAAACCAATTGTGCcactcttcttgccgacttgatTCTTTATTGTTATAAAGCTGAATTCATAAAGAAAATCCttggaagaaagataagaagttagcaatatcctttaactttactcttctctatatagataatgttctctcactaaataattcaaaatttggtgattatgttgaacgcatctattccatcgaactagagataaaggatacaacagatacagataagtcggcctcatatcttaacttacatctaaaaattgacaatgagggtaggttgaaaataaaacttacgacgaaagagatgatttcagctttccaattgtgaactttccatttctaagtagcaatattTCAGCGGTATATATCTccgaattgatacgatattcccgtgcttgtatttcctatcatgattttcttgttagagggttgctgctcacaaggaagctattaaaccaagagttccaaatgttgaagttgaaatcatcccttcgttaattttacgcacgccatcacaagttggttgcccgttatggaataaccgtttcacagatgatatcggatatgttccttacgtcgtaactataatcccttacctttcatgaatgtgacctaccgaattagactatttaccggatttgttataacatgagcaacacgacgggtgccatatgtggagcaggatctgattaccattccggagcacctgagatcacccctagtttttggtgggattcgtgttgctgattctttagttttctatgttgtgtaatgtgtactattgtttgtctgtttgtctttttcatttttagccgttttaggcgttgtcagtttattttcgatttatgagtttgactgcacctctcgtatctttcgtccctcttttctatgACCTACTGGGATTATCTCACCTTGAACTCATGTACATTGGtcaattaaatgttatatttttagttaAATGTAATGCTTCTGTTATAAGTTTCTTTTTTATACTTCAATATAAATTATACTATGAACACTAGGACATGCGAGAcattcagtgtgtccactcttggtATTAGGATTCAATGgaaaaaaactatcaaaataggacttaaaattaaaaaaaagtcattttggGGGGTTTCTATGGAAGCGCATATGGTACACCCCTTGAAAAGTTATTTTGTTGCAAATAAGTCGGAATTATTAGTTAAGTTGTGTGAAAAAAGCTGAATTGAAATCATCACGAGGAATCAACTTGTCGGAATGATGAAGAAAAAGTTGCATTACAATGTCGACTTGATGATATAAACATATTGACATGGTAATAAAAAGTCGACATGTTAAATTCAACTTGTTAATTGATTAAGCCGACAACTTATTTGATGATGAgataaaaccacgtgaccatttTGGAAAAAACATGATCTATCATTAAATCGATTTTCATATGTCGTTTGCTTAATGTGCTTCGGATGAGTGTCGCTATCCATTgagttaaatttcaaattaaagttcgagttGATGTTATTTGGTATGATAAGGGGTAACGGCAGTCAAAGTactaaaaaaaacactatttcgGACATAAGGGGGATATCCCCACACTAGTACGGCTTTTTTCCCTCCCTATTTCTCAAATGGAatcattattataataaattcGCGAAGGATTGCATGAAACCTTCCGTCTCGCATGAGATTGCTGCTTTCAGTGCAAAATTTGTAATATTGACTGTAAAATGTTAATATTTCTGTAAcatacaaaatttagaaaatagttttttttctgtagatGATTTATCTTGATCTTCAGGATTAACTTCAATGCCAATTTAATAACAATTCATGTAGTTTTGCAAATTTATCACGACAAAAAGCAGTTTTATTAACTATTAACTTATAACTTATACTATTATATGCAATAAAAAAACCTAACCTtgtataaagataagaagatgtggtatgatagccaattaGACATCTCTCGACCACATATAAAATCATGGAGAAGTAAACAATTCTATGTCACTGTATGGTCTCCAACCATGAGGAAAAtccttaccgcatagtcagctaaaatcATCCTGAAATGAcacttgtaaaaaaaatcacacgAGAAACATACCGTCGATCTAAATGAAGAAGACGCCGACGCCATTAACGACGACGGAATAAAGATTTGCTGTGTCTCACTTCCGCGACATTAATGTCGAAGTCTCGACACAATCCAATGACTCGTACTTTTTTGTCAACAAATGAAACACTTTTATTCCTTTcattaattaactgtttacaaaactgtttacaaatcttttgaacttttgaaatacatttctacctcaggaatagattacctaagctgtatttgtcaaaacttttaggaattgtgaTCCTCAATTcaaacttttttgattcgagcatcactgatgagtcttttgtagacaaaacgcgcgtctggcgtaaatacaaaattttaatcctggtatcttcaCACCAAAGTTACAGGGAAACAACAGATAATATATGTTTaattgtcgtaaccacaatcctGTCCTCTTTTCCTCGAAGATGACTTACTGCATTGGACCAAATCACCGGGTTTGTAATTTCACAATGACACGACAGGTGACTCACGTTGAGCAGGATCAGCTTACTTTTCCCGGAGCATCGAGATCTACACCGGATTAGATGAATTTACGCTAGCCAATAATACTGATATATTGAGTTTACTGTTAGACAGCTGCAActgttttttatagtttttgttgtttatttacacaaggccgatcagaccaactcgatGATCCcaattgtccaaatttccacgaccaaacGTGAcaaaattcttgatcgggcctgtttacgacttctacccgactgctatCCGACAGTATACGAGCTTAAGTAaaccattcacgactccttgGTGATTCCATCACGACTCCAACCCGACCACTAATTGAATACATAATCCATAAATCCGACCaattcacgatctctacacgatctttactcgactagctagacctaATCAACTATGCTCGATTTTAGCCTGATCTTTGCCAAAACAAATCTACTTGATCGTATAGGGGTAGTAGGGATAGTCGGGCATTGCTCGGGTATGtaaaatttcagtataaaaacatcaGATTCTTTTTTTCATATCACCCGCTGCAGCGGCGGAGGCAATAAGTGATACCTTGTCCTTCCGTTAGTACGTATACGTACGGCCCAACAATAAGTTTCCGTTCCCTTATTTTATTTTGCCTAaaccattttgaaaattaatacaataaaacGCAGATCAAGTGATcgaatttgggtggtgtcacttttaccgttcttggtAATGACTCTCCAGaacgttatatgcaagctggACATTATTTGTGTCCAGTGAGCACGTTCCTAATTTATTTGGTTAGATTCAGTAGTTCACAGACAGTCTgagtaaaaatatacatttaaagtatCTATATGGACATAAAGCAGTTGGATTGTTTTGCAATGTGGTTAGAGCTCAAGCAGACAGAttaatagctgtgacggagcttgcAGAGATCGTAGAAGACCAGTAAAAAGAGGTAGACAGCAAATTAAAGGGTGCCTAGAAATCTAAGTGATGCAGTGGCTTACAAGGCGACCACTGTGTGGGTAGTATAAATtgtaatcacaaaaaatactgaactccgaggaaaattcaaaacggaaagtccgtaatcagaTGGCAAAGATATTAGAGACTTGCAGGATCTGAACAAAGAGGATCCCAATGGTTTTAAAAACTTACTAAAAGTTATTTAGGACGCAGATTTGTTATGGGAGTTTTACTGCTTTTTTAGCTCAACTGGCCCAAAGTGAgattttcccatcacttggcgtccggcgtctgtcgtcgtcgtcggtcgtcgttaacttttacaaaaatcttctcctctgaaactactgagccaaatttaaccaaacttggccacaatcatcattgggtatctagttttaaaaatgtgtggcgtcaccccgccaaccaaccaaaatggctgccatggctaaaaatagaacataggggtaaaatacagtttttggcttataactcaaaaaccaaagcatttagagcaaaactgactggggtaaaattgtttatcaggtcaagatctctctgctctgaaattatcagatgaatcggacaaccggttgttgggttgctgcccctgaattggtaattttaaggaaaatttgctgtttttggttattatcttgaatattattacaaaCCAACCATTCTTGCTTTAATATTAACAGACATCAGTACTCTACCTAGTTCACCATATACAATGCAATTAggtgtacatttttttattttcattatatatttacaaaattctaAGTGTAGTGATTCAATAATATCATTTTTCTTATACCCCCAAACTTCTGCACCGTACATTAATATAGGGCTAACCTTAGCATCAAAAAGTTCTAACAATACATCTATAGGTAAATACAATTTTCTTGCCTTACGTAATACATAaacgagggacgaaagataccaaaggaacagtcaaactcataaatccaaaacaactgacaacgccatggctaaaaacgaaaaagacaaacaaacaacaacacacacgacacaacatagaaaaccaaagaaaaaacaacacgaaccccaccataaaaCATTGCTTTTCTGGCTTATTGAACCAGTCTATATTTATTAACATGAAAAGTACCTTTTCTAGAAAATACAATAcctaaatattgaaattcatCAATAACAGATAAACGGTCATTActatatataaaatgaacattATCAGCCTGTCGACTTTTAGAAAATAtaacaacattgtttttttttcagtattaacTTTGAGATTCCATGAttcacaatataaatacattcaATGCTGACTGTAACTCAACTGCAGATTCAGCAAAAATGACTGTGTCATCTGCATATAACAACAGATACAATTTTAAATATACTTCAATATCATCATTGTCAAACAGTAAATGAGACATATTACAAACATCATTCAGACCACTTTAAGCATGTGACATAAACTCAGTCAAATcattaagaaaaatagaaaatatttgaatGTGGTAGATTTTATAGCATTGATAGATCAGAAAGAATATGTGATTTATGTAACAGCAATGTGCTaggagatgaatttcattatttatatgaTTGTACTTTCTTTAATGCTGAAAGGCTGAAATTTTTGCCTGCAGATATTTGTAAAGTTAAAAATATTATGAGTTTCTCTAATTTAATGAACAGCAAAGATAAATTTGTTCTTGTTGGCTTAGCCAAGTTCTGAAAAATTGTAATGtcaatttacaaatgatatttaCCTTCCtattttttcatgcatttttaaatatgtttgttcaggcattatatcttatttgttatatcatgtatattgttgtactatcatgcctcatgtgaggcctttagtgaaataaaatgtttcaatgttttaatgtttcaatgtacagatagagataaactgtaaacagcaataatgttcagcaaagtaagacttacaaataagtctacatgaccgaaatggtcagttgacccctttaggagttattgccttttatagtcaatttttaaccatttttcgtaaatcttagtaatctattacaaaaatcttctcctctgaaactactaggccaaattaattcaaacttggccacaatcatctttggggtatttagtttaaaaatgtgtggcgtgatccggccaaacaaccaagatggccgccatggctaaaaatagaacataggggtgaaatgtagattttggcttatatctctgaaaccaaagcatttagagcaaatctgaaatggaGAAAAATTgttcaagtgaaaatctatctgccctgaaactttcaaatgaatcggacaacgggttgttgggttgttgccccgaaataagtaatttggaggatattttgcagattttggttattatcttgaatattattatagaaagagataaaatgtaatcagcaataatgttcagcaaagtaagatctacaaataagttaatatggcTAAAAGGGGGGCGgaaccaaagggacagtcaaactcataaatctaaagcaaactgacaacgccatggctaaaaatgaaaaaaaacaacagcacacacgacacaacatagaaaactaaagaataaacaacacgaaccccaccaaaaattaggggtgatctcaggtgctccggaagggtaagcagatcctgctccatatgc includes:
- the LOC143066640 gene encoding putative amine oxidase [copper-containing], which codes for MLKIILLVMWIDGILSDNLNSNERKCDHLFYKWVSKSANKNIPVCTRKSRLYGNVNLRESIKPSVFRDLTKKEIEGLLDYLYNRSDLNLTTADKTAINSNYIFSSEIFLPPKRDVLKHLDTDCVQPRREARVMILRGGISKPDVIEIIVSPLPSPTGYRHVPYLPKSIPFIDRPINVFDFNLTPLLEKIDKVAGQILNELYGGRLVNCGDRCLVFNLNNQLTIPLSGVKKRLWFSWLYQFTEYFLLRPVDFAILREVDNNGNNTIIKVWFDGSLFNSLEEIVAYYNTYKEYINTIPFPTNAESKDKSINSRGEPSFKKPLKDPSQVSPDGIRYNIDDRHVSYSYWEFDIGMSVFYGPRLNDIRYKGDRIAYEISLQELANFYSGDKPQEHVMNFLDSMFKIGALAKYLHPGVDCPNDATFTSSSFKVVTQDKPLTNERAFCIFEHNTGMPLRRHNGYFRFIHRFYEGVANVVLIVRTIPTIGIYDYIIDFIFYQNGAIEVKITPTGIVTSSWHRYDNPYSFQVDKNLMSPLHQHLFHFKMDLDIKGTSNRFQTVDIEPDVVENVCHKNPGSTIVQTRFVKRLKQTELEAAYKFNFDYPKVLTFVNNNKKDKFGNSPGYKLVNKGMTKFIRPPKDGNNPAVSWAQYQLAVTKYKDSEPYSSSVYTHSDNPVFSFQEFIDDNENIVDKDLVAWITMGMHHVVHKEDLPVTHTPGLSHSTFLIPFNYFDESPGMSVGNAVRIDAVDVNGKTKVEIKRYGPKSDVNCIPKKTYYDEILKKNPCLAVEC